One genomic window of Archangium lipolyticum includes the following:
- a CDS encoding DUF4386 domain-containing protein, whose translation MLLIPLSQEYISSGAADAAHYQTAGLLLKQARYLCLTPMMLFFLGLGGVILASLLWKSRLVPRPVSAVGVVGYAMLLPMAILPLLGVIDTSPSGRGAILAIPIMVFEIILMPIWLLAKGFNPSALEARLATHS comes from the coding sequence TTGTTGCTCATCCCGCTGAGCCAGGAGTACATCAGCTCGGGCGCGGCGGATGCCGCCCATTATCAAACGGCGGGCTTGTTGCTCAAACAGGCCAGGTATCTGTGTTTGACGCCCATGATGTTGTTTTTCCTGGGTCTTGGCGGCGTCATTCTTGCCAGCTTGCTGTGGAAGTCCCGGCTCGTTCCACGGCCCGTTTCCGCGGTCGGTGTCGTTGGGTACGCCATGTTGTTGCCAATGGCCATACTTCCTTTGTTGGGTGTTATCGATACCTCGCCGAGCGGCCGAGGAGCGATTCTCGCCATTCCAATCATGGTTTTCGAGATCATCCTGATGCCGATATGGCTGTTGGCAAAAGGCTTCAACCCATCGGCGCTCGAAGCCAGGCTAGCCACCCACTCCTGA
- the gntD gene encoding guanitoxin biosynthesis L-enduracididine beta-hydroxylase GntD, which yields MNKTILERSEIESIQELLGELTSRYDSAEDPRFLRSADVFAHELPRRLRGVLRDFRLTEPMGALCVISGYPINEEKIGQTPRHWKEKHPSTNSVAEEMLLVLFGALLGDPIGWATQQDGRIVHDIFPIRGHETEQLGSGGEQGLFWHTEDAFHPFRGDYLGMMCLKNPDSVATTFASMEKIRLTPEQIQILSEPHYTIRPDESHRVKYRGETSELDAQLEVSYRKIEETVSRPRKVPVLFGATSSPYIRLDPYLTDPVQDNEEAQQALDELFRQVDAALTDLVLQPGDFCFIDNYKAVHGRKPFKARHDGRDRWLKRLNITRDLRKSREARLASDSRVIH from the coding sequence ATGAACAAGACTATATTGGAGCGCTCGGAGATTGAATCCATCCAAGAGTTGCTTGGGGAGCTCACCTCTCGCTACGACTCGGCCGAGGATCCGCGGTTTCTTCGGAGTGCGGACGTCTTCGCGCACGAGCTTCCGCGCAGGCTTCGTGGCGTGTTGCGTGATTTCCGGCTCACCGAACCAATGGGCGCGCTTTGCGTCATTTCTGGCTATCCAATCAACGAGGAGAAGATCGGCCAGACTCCGCGGCATTGGAAGGAGAAGCACCCTTCCACCAATTCGGTGGCCGAGGAAATGCTCCTCGTCCTTTTTGGCGCCCTGCTGGGTGACCCGATTGGATGGGCCACCCAGCAGGACGGGCGGATCGTCCATGACATCTTCCCGATTCGAGGACATGAAACAGAGCAACTCGGGAGTGGGGGCGAACAGGGGCTCTTCTGGCACACGGAGGACGCTTTCCATCCTTTCCGTGGTGACTACCTCGGGATGATGTGCCTGAAGAACCCTGACTCAGTCGCCACCACCTTCGCTTCGATGGAGAAGATCCGCCTCACGCCGGAGCAGATTCAAATCCTTTCCGAGCCACACTACACCATCCGTCCTGACGAGTCACACCGGGTGAAGTACCGGGGGGAAACCAGCGAATTGGACGCCCAGCTCGAAGTGTCCTACCGGAAGATCGAGGAGACGGTGAGCCGCCCGCGGAAGGTTCCCGTCCTTTTTGGGGCGACCAGCTCTCCGTATATTCGCTTGGACCCGTACCTCACGGACCCGGTTCAGGACAATGAGGAGGCACAGCAGGCACTGGATGAGCTGTTTCGTCAGGTGGATGCGGCGCTCACGGATCTGGTACTCCAGCCCGGCGACTTCTGCTTCATCGACAACTACAAGGCGGTCCACGGCCGCAAGCCATTCAAGGCACGCCATGATGGGCGCGATCGCTGGCTCAAGCGTCTCAACATCACTCGGGACTTGAGGAAGTCTCGCGAAGCCCGCCTCGCCTCGGACTCCCGAGTGATCCACTGA
- a CDS encoding ABC transporter substrate-binding protein, which yields MRNVLKGLAIAMVLTSPALVHAEKVTITIACGPEDEEERKQCKKGADDWAKKTGNEVYFALVPPDRKKQFNSFKEQLEAKRPDVDVYRVDVVWTGLLAEHFIDLKLYVSEEVLKQHFPAIVRNNIVGGKLVAMPWFADAGLLFYRADLLKKYGYGQEPPLTTWQELEEVARNIQEAERKAGNGKMWGFVFQAKADEILTCNALEWIDSFGGETIVAEDGKVTINNPQAEKALTMAARWINDTPPYWPISPRAVLEYGEKEALDFFLEGNAVFMRNWPEAWAKAKGSKAKCREKGKCEVAVMALPKGGKDGKTTGTLGGWHLAVSKYSKHPEIAADLVKYLTSPEEQRRRAIKAAHNPSVMALYKDQEVLEANPFYMGLQETFTNAVARPSQVTGRQYDSVSSAFYNAVHAFLTPRLPGTSEEVKLKDPKKTLKDLQKTLEDMSNEGKW from the coding sequence ATGCGCAACGTGCTGAAGGGACTCGCCATTGCCATGGTCCTGACCAGTCCCGCCCTCGTCCATGCGGAGAAGGTCACCATCACCATCGCGTGTGGCCCCGAGGACGAGGAGGAGCGCAAGCAGTGTAAGAAGGGCGCGGATGACTGGGCGAAGAAGACGGGGAACGAGGTGTATTTCGCGCTCGTGCCCCCGGACCGGAAAAAGCAGTTCAACTCCTTCAAGGAGCAGCTGGAGGCGAAGCGCCCGGATGTCGACGTGTACCGCGTGGACGTGGTGTGGACGGGCCTGTTGGCAGAGCACTTCATCGATCTCAAGCTCTACGTCTCCGAGGAGGTGCTCAAGCAGCACTTCCCCGCCATCGTGCGGAACAACATCGTGGGCGGGAAGCTGGTGGCCATGCCGTGGTTCGCCGACGCGGGCCTTCTCTTCTACCGGGCGGATCTGCTGAAGAAGTACGGGTACGGCCAGGAGCCGCCGCTCACCACCTGGCAGGAGTTGGAGGAGGTAGCCAGGAATATTCAGGAGGCCGAGCGCAAGGCTGGCAACGGCAAAATGTGGGGCTTCGTCTTCCAGGCCAAGGCGGACGAGATACTCACGTGCAATGCGCTGGAGTGGATCGACTCCTTCGGCGGGGAGACCATCGTCGCGGAGGACGGCAAGGTCACCATCAACAACCCGCAGGCGGAGAAGGCGTTGACGATGGCGGCCAGGTGGATCAACGACACCCCGCCCTACTGGCCCATCTCGCCCCGGGCAGTGCTCGAATATGGCGAGAAGGAAGCGCTCGACTTCTTCCTGGAGGGCAACGCGGTGTTCATGCGCAACTGGCCGGAAGCGTGGGCGAAGGCCAAGGGCAGCAAGGCGAAGTGCAGGGAGAAGGGGAAGTGCGAGGTGGCGGTGATGGCGCTGCCCAAGGGCGGCAAGGACGGCAAGACCACCGGCACCCTGGGCGGCTGGCATCTCGCGGTGTCCAAGTACTCCAAGCACCCGGAGATCGCCGCGGACCTGGTGAAGTACCTGACGAGCCCCGAGGAGCAGAGGCGCCGCGCCATCAAGGCGGCCCACAACCCCTCGGTGATGGCGCTCTACAAGGACCAAGAGGTGCTGGAGGCCAACCCGTTCTACATGGGACTGCAGGAGACCTTCACGAACGCGGTGGCGCGGCCCTCGCAGGTCACGGGTCGCCAGTACGACTCGGTGAGCTCCGCGTTCTACAACGCCGTGCACGCCTTCCTGACACCTCGCCTGCCGGGCACGTCAGAGGAGGTCAAGCTGAAGGACCCGAAGAAGACGCTGAAGGACCTGCAGAAGACGCTCGAGGACATGAGCAACGAAGGCAAGTGGTGA